The proteins below are encoded in one region of Aphelocoma coerulescens isolate FSJ_1873_10779 chromosome 4, UR_Acoe_1.0, whole genome shotgun sequence:
- the APBB2 gene encoding amyloid beta precursor protein binding family B member 2 isoform X11, whose protein sequence is MAERKNAKAMACSSLQDRTNVTLDVPLQVDFPTPKTELVQKFHVQYLGMLPVAKPVGMDTLNNAIESLMASSSKDDWMPVTMNVADATVTVINERNEEEVMVECRVRFLSFMGVGKDIHTFAFIMDTGNQHFECHVFWCEPNAGNVSEAVQAACMLRYQKCLVARPPSQKVRPPPPPADSVTRRVTTNVKRGVLSLIDTLKQKRPVTEMP, encoded by the exons ATGGCTGAACGGAAGAATGCTAAAGCTATGGCTTGCAGCTCATTGCAAGATAGGACAAATGTCACCCTTGATGTTCCTCTGCAAG TAGATTTCCCAACACCAAAGACAGAACTGGTACAGAAGTTCCACGTCCAGTACCTGGGCATGCTACCTGTAGCTAAACCTGTAG gAATGGATACTCTGAACAATGCCATTGAAAGTCTAATGGCTTCCTCTAGCAAAGATGACTGGATGCCAGTTACCATGAATGTTGCTGATGCTACTGTCACAGTCATCAATGAAAGA AATGAAGAGGAAGTCATGGTGGAGTGTCGTGTGCGGTTCCTGTCCTTCATGGGAGTAGGCAAAGACATCCACACGTTCGCCTTCATTATGGACACGGGAAACCAGCATTTTGAGTGCCATGTTTTTTGGTGTGAACCAAATGCAGGCAATGTATCAGAAGCTGTTCAGGCTGCTTGTATG TTACGGTATCAGAAGTGCTTGGTAGCCAGACCTCCTTCACAGAAAGTTCGGCCGCCCCCACCTCCTGCAGACTCGGTGACCAGAAGAGTTACCACTAACGTAAAAAGAGGAGTCTTGTCTCTCATTGACACTTTGAAACAGAAACGTCCGGTCACTGAGATGCCATAG